One part of the Anaeromyxobacter sp. Fw109-5 genome encodes these proteins:
- the malQ gene encoding 4-alpha-glucanotransferase, producing the protein MAPRDRRSGILLHPTSLPGPHGLGDLGAGAHRFAAWLAEARQRLWQVLPLGPTGFGDSPYQALSSRAGNPLLVSLETLRNEGWLEDGELAGAPAGPPDRAAYEAAGPWKRERLGRAAAAFSARAGAEARAELEAFRAREADWLEDWALFAVLKDAHEGRPWTRWAEPLARREPRALDAARARYATAIFAEVFSQWCFARQWEALRARCRALGIALLGDLPIYVAHDSVEVWSRPELFRLDARGEPTVVAGVPPDYFSATGQLWGNPLPDWEAVARDGFRSWMEHIRGTLARVDRIRLDHFRGFEAYWEIPAGAATAEEGRWVPGPGARLFEALERALGPLPFVAENLGVITPEVEALRHRFRLPGMAVLQFAFGNDPQAPTFLPHNYERDTVAYTGTHDNDTVMGWWEGGAGDSVRTAEDVAREKARARAYLGTDGRDMSWVMIRAVLSSVADTAIVPMQDVLGLGSAARMNTPATLDGNWRWRVREEALTAQVAARLAEAAELYGRA; encoded by the coding sequence ATGGCCCCGCGCGACCGCCGCAGCGGCATCCTGCTCCACCCCACCTCGCTGCCCGGCCCGCACGGCCTGGGCGACCTCGGCGCCGGAGCGCACCGGTTCGCCGCGTGGCTCGCGGAGGCGCGCCAGCGGCTGTGGCAGGTGCTGCCGCTCGGCCCGACCGGCTTCGGAGACTCTCCCTACCAGGCGCTCTCGTCGCGCGCCGGGAACCCCCTGCTCGTCTCGCTCGAGACGCTCCGCAACGAGGGGTGGCTGGAGGACGGCGAGCTCGCCGGGGCGCCCGCCGGGCCCCCGGACCGGGCGGCGTACGAGGCGGCGGGCCCGTGGAAGCGCGAGCGGCTCGGCCGGGCGGCGGCGGCCTTCTCCGCGCGCGCGGGCGCCGAGGCGCGCGCCGAGCTGGAGGCGTTCCGGGCGCGCGAGGCGGACTGGCTCGAGGACTGGGCGCTGTTCGCCGTCCTGAAGGACGCGCACGAGGGCCGGCCCTGGACCCGCTGGGCGGAGCCGCTCGCGCGCCGCGAGCCGCGCGCCCTCGACGCCGCGCGCGCGCGCTACGCGACCGCGATCTTCGCCGAGGTGTTCTCGCAGTGGTGCTTCGCGCGGCAGTGGGAGGCGCTGCGCGCGCGCTGCCGCGCCCTGGGGATCGCGCTGCTCGGCGACTTGCCCATCTACGTCGCGCACGACTCGGTCGAGGTCTGGTCGCGCCCGGAGCTGTTCCGGCTCGACGCGCGGGGCGAGCCCACCGTCGTCGCCGGGGTGCCCCCCGACTACTTCAGCGCCACCGGCCAGCTCTGGGGGAATCCGCTCCCCGACTGGGAGGCGGTGGCCCGCGACGGCTTCCGGAGCTGGATGGAGCACATCCGCGGGACGCTCGCGCGCGTGGACCGGATCCGGCTCGATCACTTCCGCGGCTTCGAGGCGTACTGGGAGATCCCTGCCGGCGCCGCCACCGCCGAGGAGGGCCGCTGGGTCCCCGGGCCTGGCGCGCGGCTGTTCGAGGCGCTCGAGCGCGCGCTCGGCCCGCTCCCGTTCGTGGCGGAGAACCTCGGCGTCATCACCCCGGAGGTGGAGGCGCTCCGGCACCGCTTCCGCCTGCCCGGCATGGCGGTGCTGCAGTTCGCCTTCGGCAACGATCCGCAGGCGCCGACGTTCCTGCCGCACAACTACGAGCGCGACACCGTCGCGTACACCGGCACGCACGACAACGACACGGTGATGGGCTGGTGGGAGGGCGGCGCCGGCGACAGCGTCCGCACCGCCGAGGACGTGGCGCGGGAGAAGGCGCGGGCGCGCGCCTACCTCGGGACGGACGGGCGGGACATGAGCTGGGTGATGATCCGCGCCGTCCTCTCCTCGGTGGCGGACACCGCGATCGTGCCGATGCAGGACGTGCTCGGGCTGGGCTCCGCGGCGCGGATGAACACGCCCGCGACGCTCGACGGCAACTGGCGGTGGAGGGTCCGGGAGGAGGCGCTCACGGCGCAGGTCGCGGCGCGGCTCGCCGAGGCGGCGGAGCTCTACGGGCGCGCGTGA
- a CDS encoding ABC transporter ATP-binding protein: MTDVRPAVFRARGIEKVYRMGEVEVRALRGVDLELHEGELVVLLGPSGSGKSTLLNVLGGLDAPTAGTVRWRDHDLATRDDRLLTRYRRDHVGFVFQFYNLVPSLTARENVALAAEISEHPLRPEEALEMVGLGSRLDHFPAQLSGGEQQRIAIARAVVKRPDVLLCDEPTGALDAATGRLVLEVIERVNREVGTTTVLITHNASIADMADRVIALSDGRIVREQRNARRRSAAELSW; this comes from the coding sequence ATGACCGACGTGCGGCCAGCCGTCTTCCGCGCCCGGGGGATCGAGAAGGTCTACCGGATGGGCGAGGTGGAGGTGCGCGCGCTGCGCGGGGTGGACCTCGAGCTCCACGAGGGCGAGCTCGTGGTCCTGCTCGGCCCTTCGGGCAGCGGCAAGTCCACGCTCCTCAACGTGCTCGGCGGGCTCGACGCGCCGACCGCCGGGACGGTGCGCTGGCGCGATCACGATCTCGCCACGCGCGACGACCGGCTCCTCACCCGCTACCGCCGCGACCACGTGGGCTTCGTGTTCCAGTTCTACAACCTCGTCCCGAGCCTGACCGCGCGCGAGAACGTCGCGCTGGCGGCGGAGATCTCCGAGCACCCCCTGCGACCCGAGGAGGCGCTCGAGATGGTCGGGCTCGGATCGCGCCTCGACCACTTCCCCGCGCAGCTCTCGGGGGGCGAGCAGCAGCGGATCGCCATCGCGCGCGCGGTCGTGAAGCGGCCGGACGTGCTGCTGTGCGACGAGCCGACCGGCGCCCTCGACGCCGCCACCGGACGGCTGGTGCTGGAGGTGATCGAGCGGGTCAACCGGGAGGTCGGCACGACCACCGTGCTCATCACCCACAACGCGAGCATCGCGGACATGGCGGACCGCGTGATCGCCCTCTCCGACGGCCGGATCGTGCGCGAGCAGCGGAACGCGAGGCGGCGGTCCGCGGCGGAGCTGTCCTGGTGA
- a CDS encoding ABC transporter permease: MRALDRKLLRDLRRLALQAVAIAALVACAVALLVGSVATYRALERSRARYYDTHRFAQVFAEARRVPEPVRERLAELPGVATLETRVVGGATVTVPGSGEPATARVLSLPPGEPQLNVPYLRAGRALAPGALDEALASEGFAKANALAPGAVLDLVVNGRAQRVRVVGIAISPEVVYAIRPGDVFPDDRHYGILWLPREALEAALDLEGAFDEVSLQLAPGAREEAVVAAVDRVLAPYGGLGAYGRGEHVSHRFLTDEISQLKAVAAALPVIFLGVAAYLVSLVMSRLVATQRQQIGMLKAVGYGSGEIGLHYAKLVALVAGAGAALGAAGGAALGHGLARTYADFYRLPVLVFEGDVGVVALAAALAVGGALAGALGAVGRAVRLPPAEAMRPATPPTYRRSALERLAGARLASPGARMVLRDVARRPARAALSALGLAFAIGILVVAFFAGDAFDVMFLRVMVEGQRQDGTVTFTHALAGDVEAELRALPGVRRVEPFRAVAAVLRSGHRTHRTPLLGVDRDAALTRLVDGDGAVVPVPPAGIVLSKKLAEILGVVPGDALEAEVLEGRRPSLRLPVVATVEDYLGVQATVDRAHLGALLGEGALVSGAHLAIDPRHLPEVQAELRARPNVAGVTLRAAAVAAFRALIAELLGLYLAVIAVLALTIAAGVVYSSTRVTYSERERELATLRVIGFTRGEAWRLLAGEIALHVTAAVPAGFLVAYAFVAYTASATSTDLYRLPTTIARPTFATAALVVASASALVTLVALRWIRRLDLVEVLKSRE, translated from the coding sequence GTGAGGGCCCTCGATCGCAAGCTGCTCCGCGACCTGCGGCGCCTCGCGCTGCAGGCGGTCGCCATCGCCGCCCTGGTCGCGTGCGCCGTGGCGCTGCTCGTCGGCTCGGTCGCGACGTACCGCGCGCTCGAGCGCAGCCGGGCCCGCTACTACGACACGCACCGCTTCGCGCAGGTGTTCGCCGAGGCGCGGCGCGTCCCGGAGCCGGTGCGCGAGCGCCTCGCGGAGCTGCCGGGGGTGGCGACGCTCGAGACCCGCGTCGTGGGCGGTGCCACGGTGACGGTGCCGGGCTCCGGCGAGCCCGCCACCGCGCGCGTCCTGTCCCTCCCGCCCGGCGAGCCGCAGCTCAACGTGCCCTACCTGCGCGCGGGGCGCGCGCTCGCGCCCGGCGCCCTCGACGAGGCGCTCGCGTCGGAGGGCTTCGCGAAGGCGAACGCGCTGGCCCCGGGCGCGGTGCTCGACCTCGTGGTGAACGGGCGGGCGCAGCGAGTGCGCGTCGTGGGGATCGCGATCTCGCCCGAGGTGGTCTACGCCATCCGCCCGGGGGACGTGTTCCCCGACGACCGCCACTACGGGATCCTCTGGTTGCCGCGCGAGGCGCTGGAGGCCGCGCTCGACCTCGAGGGCGCCTTCGACGAGGTGTCGCTCCAGCTCGCGCCGGGGGCGCGGGAGGAGGCGGTCGTCGCCGCGGTCGACCGCGTGCTCGCGCCGTACGGCGGGCTCGGCGCCTACGGGCGGGGCGAGCACGTCTCTCACCGGTTCCTGACCGACGAGATCTCGCAGCTGAAGGCGGTGGCGGCGGCGCTCCCGGTCATCTTCCTGGGCGTCGCTGCCTACCTGGTCTCGCTCGTGATGTCGCGCCTCGTGGCGACCCAGCGGCAGCAGATCGGGATGCTCAAGGCCGTCGGGTACGGCTCCGGCGAGATCGGGCTGCACTACGCCAAGCTCGTGGCGCTCGTGGCGGGCGCCGGGGCCGCGCTCGGCGCCGCCGGCGGCGCGGCCCTCGGGCACGGCCTCGCGCGGACCTACGCCGACTTCTACCGGCTGCCGGTGCTGGTGTTCGAGGGAGACGTGGGCGTCGTGGCGCTCGCGGCCGCGCTCGCGGTGGGTGGGGCGCTCGCGGGCGCGCTCGGCGCGGTCGGGCGCGCGGTGCGGCTCCCGCCCGCCGAGGCGATGCGCCCGGCCACGCCGCCCACCTACCGGCGCAGCGCCCTCGAGCGGCTCGCTGGGGCGCGGCTCGCCTCGCCCGGCGCGCGCATGGTGCTGCGGGACGTCGCGCGCCGCCCGGCGCGGGCCGCCCTCTCGGCCCTGGGGCTGGCGTTCGCCATCGGCATCCTCGTCGTCGCCTTCTTCGCGGGGGACGCGTTCGACGTCATGTTCCTGCGCGTCATGGTCGAGGGGCAGCGGCAGGACGGCACCGTCACGTTCACCCACGCGCTCGCCGGGGACGTCGAGGCGGAGCTGCGCGCGCTCCCCGGCGTCCGCCGCGTCGAGCCGTTCCGCGCGGTGGCGGCGGTCCTCCGCAGCGGCCACCGGACCCACCGGACCCCGCTCCTGGGCGTGGACCGCGACGCGGCCCTGACGCGGCTCGTGGACGGGGACGGGGCGGTGGTGCCGGTCCCGCCGGCGGGGATCGTCCTCTCGAAGAAGCTCGCCGAGATCCTGGGCGTCGTCCCGGGCGACGCCCTCGAGGCCGAGGTGCTCGAGGGGCGCCGGCCCAGCCTCCGTCTCCCGGTCGTGGCGACGGTCGAGGACTACCTGGGCGTGCAGGCCACCGTCGATCGCGCCCACCTCGGCGCGCTGCTCGGGGAGGGCGCGCTCGTCTCCGGCGCGCACCTCGCGATCGACCCGCGCCATCTGCCGGAGGTCCAGGCGGAGCTGCGCGCGCGGCCCAACGTCGCCGGCGTCACCCTGCGGGCGGCGGCGGTGGCGGCGTTCCGCGCGCTCATCGCCGAGCTCCTCGGCCTCTACCTCGCCGTCATCGCCGTGCTCGCCCTGACCATCGCGGCGGGCGTGGTCTACAGCTCCACGCGCGTGACGTACTCGGAGCGCGAGCGGGAGCTCGCCACGCTCCGGGTCATCGGCTTCACGCGCGGCGAGGCCTGGCGGCTCCTGGCCGGCGAGATCGCGCTGCACGTGACCGCGGCGGTGCCGGCCGGCTTCCTCGTGGCGTACGCCTTCGTAGCGTACACGGCCAGCGCGACGAGCACCGACCTCTACCGGCTGCCGACGACGATCGCGCGCCCCACCTTCGCGACGGCGGCGCTGGTCGTCGCGAGCGCCTCCGCCCTCGTCACGCTCGTCGCGCTCCGCTGGATCCGCCGCCTCGACCTGGTCGAGGTGCTGAAGTCGAGGGAGTGA
- a CDS encoding short-chain fatty acyl-CoA regulator family protein — MRDAAHLGAKVRSLRRQRGLTQAHLAERLGISASYLNLIEHNRRSLSAPLLIKLADILDLDLKALSAENHARSVADLMEVFGDPIFDAHDVTNAEVHDLCAATPNAGRAVLTLYQAYRAAREAADTLAATLSDGDLSGFDSSHLPTEEVSELVQRHMNHFAELEEGAEAIWREARIDRDDLYAGLVRYLAELGVQVRVVRAAELQGAVRRYDEESKVLSLSEVLRRGSRNFQLAYQIGLLTMAGVLDRIAADRHLTSESSRALARVALANYFAAAVLMPYGPFLEAARSERYDIDLLGHRFRTSFEQTCHRLTTLRRPGAEGVPLHLVRVDIAGNISKRFSASGLRFARFSGACPRWNVFEAFTTPGLFRTQLSRMPDGATFFWVARTVNREGAGYHAPRSVLALAIGCEASRAKELVYADGVDLESREAVVPVGVTCRLCERMDCEQRAFPPLQHPLNVNANVRGVSFYAPVRGP, encoded by the coding sequence ATGCGGGATGCGGCCCACCTCGGAGCCAAGGTTCGCTCGCTTCGACGACAGCGCGGCCTGACCCAGGCGCACCTCGCGGAGCGGCTCGGCATCTCGGCGAGCTACCTGAACCTCATCGAGCACAACCGGCGCAGCCTGTCCGCCCCGCTCCTCATCAAGCTCGCCGACATCCTCGACCTCGACCTCAAGGCGCTCTCCGCGGAGAACCACGCCCGGAGCGTGGCCGATCTCATGGAGGTCTTCGGCGATCCCATCTTCGACGCGCACGACGTGACCAACGCGGAGGTGCACGACCTCTGCGCCGCGACGCCGAACGCCGGGCGCGCCGTCCTCACGCTGTACCAGGCCTACCGCGCCGCGCGCGAGGCGGCGGACACCCTCGCGGCGACCCTCTCGGACGGCGATCTGTCCGGGTTCGACTCCTCCCACCTGCCCACCGAGGAGGTCTCGGAGCTCGTCCAGCGCCACATGAACCACTTCGCCGAGCTGGAGGAGGGGGCGGAGGCGATCTGGCGGGAGGCGCGCATCGATCGCGACGATCTCTACGCGGGGCTGGTGCGCTACCTGGCGGAGCTGGGCGTGCAGGTCCGCGTCGTGCGCGCCGCGGAGCTGCAGGGGGCGGTGCGCCGCTACGACGAGGAGTCGAAGGTGCTCTCCCTGTCGGAGGTGCTCCGCCGCGGCAGCCGGAACTTCCAGCTCGCCTACCAGATCGGCCTGCTCACCATGGCGGGCGTGCTCGACCGCATCGCCGCGGACCGGCACCTCACGAGCGAGTCGTCGCGCGCCCTCGCCCGGGTCGCGCTCGCCAACTACTTCGCCGCCGCCGTGCTCATGCCCTACGGCCCGTTCCTCGAGGCGGCGCGCTCGGAGCGCTACGACATCGACCTGCTCGGCCACCGCTTCCGGACGAGCTTCGAGCAGACCTGCCACCGCCTCACCACCCTGCGCCGCCCGGGCGCGGAGGGCGTGCCGCTGCACCTCGTGCGCGTCGACATCGCCGGCAACATCTCGAAGCGCTTCAGCGCCTCCGGCCTGCGCTTCGCGCGCTTCTCCGGCGCCTGCCCGCGCTGGAACGTGTTCGAGGCCTTCACCACCCCGGGCCTCTTCCGCACCCAGCTCTCGCGGATGCCCGACGGGGCGACGTTCTTCTGGGTCGCGCGCACGGTGAACCGCGAGGGCGCGGGGTACCACGCCCCCCGCTCGGTGCTGGCGCTCGCCATCGGGTGCGAGGCGTCGCGGGCGAAGGAGCTCGTCTACGCCGACGGGGTCGACCTCGAGAGCCGCGAGGCGGTGGTGCCCGTGGGCGTCACGTGCCGCCTCTGCGAGCGGATGGACTGCGAGCAGCGCGCCTTCCCGCCCCTGCAGCATCCGCTGAACGTGAACGCCAACGTCCGCGGCGTGTCGTTCTACGCGCCGGTGCGGGGGCCGTAG
- the aceB gene encoding malate synthase A, whose protein sequence is MPDTESKPLTLPPGMELLGALPPRAEEVLTPDALQFVADLVRRFRPRVEQLLERRREMQRRFDAGERPNFLSATEEIRAGAWTVAPLPDDLQDRRVEITGPVDRKMIINALNSGANVFMADFEDSNSPTWRNVVEGQVNLRDAVDGTIEYTAPDSRKHYRLKDRTAVLMVRPRGWHLLERHALVDGKPATAALWDFGLYLWNNARRLREKGSGPYFYCPKLESHLEARVWNELFTLGEDRLDLPRGAIKATCLIETIPAAFEMDEILWELREHSAGLNCGRWDYIFSTIKRFRADPKHVMPDRGHITMDKGFLRAYVQLLIQTCHRRNVHAMGGMAAQIPIKDDPAANEAALAKVRADKLREVTDGHDGTWVAHPGLVPIAKAIFDQHMKTPNQLHRKREDVHVSARDLLKVAEGPRTEAGLRHNVRVSVQYLEAWLRGTGCVPIYDLMEDAATVEISRSLAWQWIHHGVTLDDGSPLTVERFRTVLADEMDRVRLEVGDAAFHGGRFEDARALFERMSTQADFVEFITLPAYELLEAEGEQRERLLAGGAEAGADSPAPPHPDPRRWEGIVRRYGRAEVERLRGSVRVEHTLAQLGANRLWDLLHSEPYVHALGALTGNQAVQMVKAGLKAIYLSGWQVAADANTAGQTYPDQSLYPANSVPEVVRRINRALQRADQIEHAEGKAGTWWFAPIVADAEAGFGGPLNAFELMKAMIEAGAAAVHFEDQVASEKKCGHLGGKVLVPTSTFVRTLNAARLAADVMGVATILVARTDAEGAKLVMSDVDPYDAPFIERGERTPEGFYRMKPGLETAIARGLAYAPYADVIWCETQTPDLHEARRFAEGLHAKFPGKLLAYNCSPSFNWKRNLDDATIARFQRELGAMGYRFQFVTLAGFHALNHSMFQLARGYRDRGMAAYTELQQAEFAAERQGYTATRHQREVGTGYFDLVATAVSGGTASTLALEGSTEAAQFTAAGKTGRTHAAEQVQAALHEDHARIEALVDRLAEAKDLSAVTAALESLTQLLTEHFAHEEHQKGFYGLLSATSPEYRALVAGMIEEHRELLGTLQQLRERTKGQATSSDLAPLAGALGARVRDHEAREMVLARALH, encoded by the coding sequence ATGCCCGACACCGAGTCGAAGCCGCTCACCCTTCCGCCCGGGATGGAGCTCCTAGGCGCCCTGCCCCCCCGCGCCGAGGAGGTGCTCACGCCCGACGCGCTCCAGTTCGTCGCAGACCTGGTGCGCCGCTTCCGGCCCCGGGTCGAGCAGCTCCTGGAGCGCCGGCGCGAGATGCAGCGCCGCTTCGACGCGGGCGAGCGGCCGAACTTCCTCTCCGCGACCGAGGAGATCCGCGCCGGCGCCTGGACCGTGGCGCCGCTGCCGGACGACCTGCAGGACCGCCGGGTCGAGATCACCGGCCCGGTGGACCGTAAGATGATCATCAACGCGCTCAACTCCGGCGCGAACGTCTTCATGGCGGACTTCGAGGACTCGAACTCCCCCACCTGGCGGAACGTCGTCGAGGGCCAGGTGAACCTCAGGGACGCCGTCGATGGCACCATCGAGTACACCGCGCCGGACTCCCGCAAGCACTACCGCCTGAAGGACCGGACCGCGGTCCTCATGGTGCGGCCGCGCGGGTGGCACCTCCTGGAGCGGCACGCGCTCGTGGACGGCAAGCCCGCCACCGCCGCGCTCTGGGACTTCGGCCTCTACCTCTGGAACAACGCGCGGCGCCTCCGGGAGAAGGGCTCGGGGCCCTACTTCTACTGTCCAAAGCTCGAGAGCCACCTCGAGGCGCGCGTCTGGAACGAGCTCTTCACCCTCGGCGAGGACCGCCTCGACCTCCCGCGCGGCGCGATCAAGGCGACGTGCCTCATCGAGACCATCCCCGCCGCGTTCGAGATGGACGAGATCTTGTGGGAGCTGCGCGAGCACTCGGCCGGCCTGAACTGCGGGCGCTGGGACTACATCTTCTCGACCATCAAGCGGTTCCGCGCCGATCCGAAGCACGTCATGCCGGACCGCGGGCACATCACCATGGACAAGGGGTTCCTGCGCGCCTACGTGCAGCTCCTCATCCAGACCTGCCACCGCCGCAACGTCCACGCCATGGGCGGCATGGCCGCGCAGATCCCGATCAAGGACGACCCCGCGGCCAACGAGGCCGCCCTCGCGAAGGTCCGGGCCGACAAGCTGCGCGAGGTCACCGACGGCCACGACGGCACGTGGGTGGCGCACCCGGGCCTGGTCCCCATCGCGAAGGCGATCTTCGACCAGCACATGAAGACCCCCAACCAGCTCCACCGCAAGCGCGAGGACGTGCACGTGAGCGCGCGCGACCTCCTCAAGGTCGCCGAGGGCCCGCGCACCGAGGCGGGCCTGCGCCACAACGTCCGCGTCTCCGTCCAGTACCTCGAGGCCTGGCTCCGCGGGACCGGCTGCGTCCCCATCTACGACCTCATGGAGGACGCGGCGACCGTGGAGATCTCGCGCTCGCTCGCGTGGCAGTGGATCCACCACGGCGTCACGCTGGACGACGGCTCCCCGCTCACCGTCGAGCGCTTCCGCACCGTCCTCGCCGACGAGATGGACCGCGTCCGCCTCGAGGTCGGCGACGCGGCGTTCCACGGCGGCCGCTTCGAGGACGCCCGCGCGCTGTTCGAGCGCATGAGCACGCAGGCCGACTTCGTCGAGTTCATCACCCTGCCCGCCTACGAGCTGCTCGAGGCCGAGGGCGAGCAGCGGGAGCGGCTCCTCGCGGGGGGCGCCGAGGCCGGCGCCGACTCGCCCGCGCCGCCGCACCCGGATCCGCGGCGCTGGGAGGGGATCGTCCGGCGCTACGGCCGCGCCGAGGTGGAGCGCCTCCGCGGCTCGGTGCGCGTCGAGCACACCCTGGCCCAGCTGGGCGCGAACCGCCTGTGGGACCTGCTCCACTCGGAGCCCTACGTCCACGCCCTCGGCGCCCTCACCGGGAACCAGGCCGTGCAGATGGTGAAGGCGGGCCTCAAGGCCATCTACCTCTCGGGCTGGCAGGTGGCCGCCGACGCGAACACCGCGGGGCAGACCTATCCGGACCAGAGCCTCTACCCGGCGAACTCCGTCCCCGAGGTGGTCCGCCGCATCAACCGCGCGCTGCAGCGCGCCGACCAGATCGAGCACGCGGAGGGCAAGGCCGGCACCTGGTGGTTCGCGCCCATCGTCGCCGACGCCGAGGCGGGCTTCGGCGGTCCGCTCAACGCCTTCGAGCTCATGAAGGCGATGATCGAGGCGGGCGCCGCCGCGGTGCACTTCGAGGATCAGGTGGCCTCCGAGAAGAAGTGCGGCCACCTCGGCGGCAAGGTCCTCGTGCCCACCTCGACGTTCGTCCGCACCCTGAACGCGGCGCGCCTCGCCGCCGACGTGATGGGCGTCGCGACGATCCTCGTCGCGCGCACGGACGCGGAGGGCGCGAAGCTCGTGATGAGCGACGTCGATCCGTACGACGCGCCCTTCATCGAGAGGGGCGAGCGCACCCCCGAGGGCTTCTACCGGATGAAGCCGGGCCTCGAGACGGCCATCGCGCGCGGGCTCGCCTACGCGCCGTACGCCGACGTGATCTGGTGCGAGACGCAGACCCCGGACCTGCACGAGGCGCGGCGGTTCGCGGAGGGCCTCCACGCGAAGTTCCCCGGCAAGCTCCTCGCGTACAACTGCTCCCCCTCCTTCAACTGGAAGCGGAACCTCGACGACGCCACGATCGCGCGCTTCCAGCGCGAGCTGGGCGCGATGGGCTACCGGTTCCAGTTCGTGACGCTCGCCGGGTTCCACGCGCTGAACCACTCCATGTTCCAGCTGGCGCGCGGCTACCGCGACCGCGGCATGGCCGCCTACACCGAGCTGCAGCAGGCGGAGTTCGCGGCGGAGCGGCAGGGCTACACCGCCACGCGCCACCAGCGCGAGGTGGGCACGGGGTACTTCGACCTCGTGGCCACGGCCGTCTCGGGCGGCACCGCGTCCACCCTCGCGCTGGAGGGCTCGACCGAGGCGGCGCAGTTCACCGCGGCGGGGAAGACCGGGCGGACGCACGCCGCGGAGCAGGTGCAGGCGGCGCTGCACGAGGACCACGCGCGGATCGAGGCGCTCGTGGATCGGCTCGCCGAGGCGAAGGACCTGTCCGCCGTCACCGCGGCGCTCGAGTCGCTCACGCAGCTCCTCACCGAGCACTTCGCGCACGAGGAGCACCAGAAGGGCTTCTACGGCCTCCTGAGCGCCACCTCGCCCGAGTACCGCGCGCTGGTGGCGGGGATGATCGAGGAGCACCGCGAGCTCCTCGGGACGCTGCAGCAGCTCCGCGAGCGGACGAAGGGCCAGGCGACGTCCTCCGACCTCGCGCCGCTCGCCGGCGCGCTCGGCGCTCGCGTCCGCGACCACGAGGCGCGCGAGATGGTGCTCGCGCGGGCGCTCCACTGA
- a CDS encoding efflux RND transporter periplasmic adaptor subunit yields the protein MAVRPTRAALLTLAAAALAGAVALALRPGRVPVEVGTVARGPIRETVDGTGKTRVRERFVVSAPVSGHLERVALRPGDEAEAGAVVAVVTPAASAPLDARTRAELQARLRVARAAQEEVRAAADRAGVEAAQAGRDLARVRALASGGSASASSVETAESAAQAGAQEAGRAEHAVRRAAAEVEAARAALAGASARGGERVPLRAPASGRVLAVLRESEGPIAAGTPILEIGDCCALEVEVELLTTQAVRVSPGAPVEIVRWGGPGTLAGRVRRVEPAAFTKVSALGVEEQRVLAIVDPVGEGWKRLGDGFSLEARVVVAARDDALLVPASALFRKGDRWATFAVEGGRARLREVTIAEQGESHAAIASGLAEGDRVVLHPTDALAGGTRVRAR from the coding sequence ATGGCCGTCCGCCCGACCCGCGCCGCGCTCCTCACCCTGGCCGCCGCCGCGCTCGCGGGCGCGGTCGCGCTCGCGCTCCGGCCCGGGCGCGTGCCCGTGGAGGTGGGCACCGTCGCGCGCGGCCCCATCCGCGAGACCGTCGACGGCACCGGCAAGACGCGCGTGCGCGAGCGCTTCGTCGTCTCGGCGCCGGTCTCGGGGCACCTCGAGCGGGTCGCGCTCCGGCCCGGGGATGAGGCCGAGGCGGGGGCGGTGGTGGCGGTCGTGACCCCCGCCGCGTCGGCGCCGCTCGACGCGCGCACCCGCGCGGAGCTGCAGGCGCGGCTGCGAGTCGCGCGCGCGGCGCAGGAGGAGGTGCGCGCCGCGGCGGACCGGGCCGGGGTCGAGGCCGCGCAGGCCGGCCGGGACCTCGCGCGCGTCCGGGCGCTCGCCTCGGGCGGCTCGGCGTCCGCGTCCAGCGTGGAGACCGCCGAGTCGGCCGCGCAGGCCGGGGCGCAGGAGGCCGGCAGGGCGGAGCACGCCGTCCGCCGGGCGGCAGCCGAGGTGGAGGCGGCGCGGGCCGCCCTGGCGGGCGCGTCGGCGCGAGGGGGAGAGCGCGTCCCGCTCCGCGCCCCCGCCTCGGGACGGGTGCTCGCGGTGCTCCGCGAGAGCGAGGGGCCCATCGCCGCGGGAACGCCCATCCTGGAGATCGGCGACTGCTGCGCGCTGGAGGTGGAGGTGGAGCTCCTCACGACGCAGGCGGTGCGCGTCTCGCCGGGCGCGCCGGTGGAGATCGTTCGCTGGGGTGGTCCTGGCACGCTCGCCGGGCGCGTGCGCCGCGTGGAGCCGGCTGCCTTCACGAAGGTCTCGGCGCTCGGCGTGGAGGAGCAGCGCGTCCTCGCGATCGTGGATCCGGTGGGGGAGGGCTGGAAGCGGCTCGGGGACGGGTTCTCGCTCGAGGCGCGCGTGGTGGTCGCCGCCCGCGACGACGCCCTCCTCGTGCCGGCGTCGGCGCTCTTCCGCAAGGGCGACCGGTGGGCCACCTTCGCCGTCGAGGGCGGGCGCGCCCGGCTCCGCGAGGTGACGATCGCGGAGCAGGGCGAATCCCACGCGGCGATCGCGTCGGGCCTCGCGGAGGGCGACCGCGTCGTGCTGCACCCGACCGACGCGCTCGCCGGCGGCACGCGCGTCAGGGCGCGGTGA